The Fibrobacter sp. UWT2 DNA segment AAACAAAGGCGCCCCGGCGAATGCCGGGGTGCTTTGATGTTGATGATGAGGAGTCAAACTTATTTTTCGTAGTAAATCATTCCGTTGGGGAGCGTGATTTCGGTCATGCTGCTCACATCTACCTGTGCCACACTGCCTACGTCGCCGCCGTAAATGATCATGCTGCCGGAACCGCTGGGCTTGAATGCCGCGTTGCTTGTGCCGTATGCTGTTCCTGCTGTGTAGCTGGAGGCGCTACATTTAGGGTATTCCTCGGTGCGGCTCCCGAATCCAAGCAATACGCCTCCGGTAATGCTGAATCCGCTGTCAGTGTCGATTAAGCCGCCCGCCATGTTTGTGGAGCAGGAACCGGAACTGTTGCTGCCCATGCCGCCGCGAGAGGAATTTCCGCCCATGTTGCCGCCGCTGGTGCCAATTTCAAGGAGCAATACGCCTCCGCTCATGGTTGCTGTGCCGTTGGCGTCAAGAACGTCGATGTCGTTTCCTGCTGCATAAAGATAGTGGTAGCCGCCGCTGATAACGATGTATCCCTTGGAACTGCTTGCCATGCCGCCGGAACCGCCTCTGCCGCCCCATTGTGAGCCGCTTGAGGTGCCTGCGTCTGCAGAACCGCCTGCCGCATTCCATGCGTCATCGCTTGCGACCGTTGCAGTCATGCCGCCTTCAGCTCTAATGTAGAACGCTTCGATTCCTTCGACAGCCTTGGTAATATTGATTGCACCGTCGGAGATGCGTAGGGTGGAGTCGGCGTGAATGCCGTCGTCACCTGCCGAAATCGTGGTAAGTCCGCCGTTAATATAGATGTTCAAGTTGGAATGTAATCCGTCGTCTGTAGAGGTTACGTTGGTGATGCCTCCGTTCACGTAGATACGGTTGTCGGTTGCGATTCCCTTTCCTTTGCTGTTGATAGTAATGAGCGGTATCGAGGTAGAATCGGCGATAAAGATGTAGTTGAATGCCTGAGTGCCGTCATCGCCTGCGTTGATATCGAATTCGCCGCCGGTAATCACCACAATTCCCTTGTTGTCGGTAATGGTGTTTTCGTCTTCGCCTTCATCGCTCTTGATGCCGTCGCCGTTTGTGGCGGTAAGTTTGAAATACCCGCCTTCGATGGTGACGGAACCCTTGCCCTTGATAGCGTGATTCTTTGCCTTGACGGTGATTCCCGGCAGGTCGCGAATACGCAAGTCGTTGCCACATTGAATGCCGTTGTTGTAGTTGCCCGTTACGGTTAAGTCGCCGCTTCCTTTAATAGTCAGGTCGTCTTTAGCGTAAACGGCGGCGTTCGTGGTGTCGCTTGTGCCGCTTGCCTTGGCGTAAGACTGGGTGCGGGTCGAGGCGTCTTCAAGAGTGTTTTTCGTGCCGTCGACAAGCATCAAAAACACCTTTTCGGCGTTTTGAACGTAAAGGGGCGCGTCTGTGGCGCTGGCAAGTTCCAAATCGTTCAAGTAAAGGTATACTTTGTCTGTGCTGCTCGCATTGACGACGACTTGATTGTCGCTAGATTTCCCGGTAAGCTGGTAATTGCCGGCACAGTAAATGGTAACGGCTTTTTCTTTTTGTGATATGCAGTCGTTATTGTTTTCGATGGTTACGGTGCCGTTGTCAAATTTAATAACAGGATCGCCAGAAATTTCAGTGACGTCAACAGGTTCAGACGCCTCTTGCTCAGGGACACTTGGAATGCTTGCGGGCGCACCTTGTTCAGATGCCGTGACGGTTTCGACAACGGAATCTGTTGAAATGGAGTCCTTCTCTACGACGTTTGTGGTGTCGGTGCCAGTAGTACTGCTGGTGTCGCCGCAGGCCGAAAATACAAGGGCGATGCCGCAAATAAAGTGTGTGAAGTTCAGCGTTTTCATGATCCACCTCCGTTTTCTTGTAAAGATATTTTTTGAAAACTTGCGAAATGCTGTAAAAGAAGCTGTAATCAAATTGTAATCATGCTTGATTTGGAACGATAATTCCCGAACGGGGTGATTCGTTCCGACTAGGTGGGCGTTGTCTGTGGACTACGCAATATTTCGTACTCTCGTGCGATGTAATTCGCGCGGAAATAGTTTTAAAGGCGAAAATGCAGATTTTCTGCGAGGAGTGAATGGGATGTGGTGTTATGGTTTTTTGAAAAAAGCCTTATTGGGGGCTTTTGGAATCGTTACTGTCGGCTTGTCATTTGCGGCCGATATTACAAAATCTCCGTCAGATAGAGATGAAGAACCTGGGAGTTTTGTGGAAGTCGGAAAAAAGGTGATCCGATTTTTGACGCCGTGGACAAATACTTCCGCCATTCTTTTTGTAAATGGAGATTCAGTCTCGGTAATGCGAAAAGTGGACAATTACTGCGGATGGTTTGAATCTACAGTGAAATATGCTGGCGGGGAATTGTCTGTCGCGTTCAAACAGACTGTTGGCAATAAGTTTTATGGCATGGAAGGCGTTGCCGGAAAAGAAGTCGATGCCGCAAACGAAATCTCGCTTGACAGCATTGCGGCAATTGCAGATACGCTCTGGATTCGTGGATACCAAGGAGATGCTCCAGAGCTTTATACGCAGTACCCTGGGGTGCTTGGCGATTGTCCGACGAAAAAATTGCCTGTAATGATGTTTGACTGGTATGATGGCAGTCGCGATAACCATAAAAAATATAACCCTCTTACAAGAGATGCTTCTCTGTGCGGTAATCGTTGTACGTCTACTTATGGCGGCGAAGGAATTAGTGCTGATTTTGGTGGCGATAACGTAAATATGTGCTGGCCGAATTCTCCGGTATCCAGTAAAAAATATTATGAAGAAGACCGTAGCCTTACCGATTACAATGCGAGTCTTGATCAAGTTATCGAAAACATGGTTGAAAGGAATCTTGGCAAGAACGGGGTTCCTGTGCGTAATGAACTTTTCGATTGGGATGGTAAGTGCAGAAGTGCTGTGAATTTGAATAAATGGTTCTTGCCAGAAACTCTAGCCGTGAAAGATGGAAAGTATTACACCAACGCCACATGTCGTACTTTGGACCTTGTTCTTGATGATGATGGCATTTGGCGCGGTCAGATGGATCGCTCTGTTGATTCTTCTACGGGGCTTGCGCGGGGCGGAATGTTCCTGATAGATGATTTTCAATTTCTGGATAGCGCAAAGACGATTCCCAATCCATACTACGATTCCATTCCGAGTGGCTTTGCGGGCATTGATGGTAGCGGCAAGTCCAGTAAAAATGCCTACCATAATTATGGAATGTCTATGAAGGTTCAGGCCAAATTTCAGTACATTCCTGGACAATACTTTGAATTTTTAGGCGATGACGATGTATGGGTCTATATCAACAACAAATTGGTTGTGGATATTGGTGGCGTTCATGATCGAAGGCGCCGTTCGGTAGATTTGGATACTTTGGGACTTATTCCTGAAAGTACCTATACCTTCCATATTTTTTATACGGAACGTTATAAGGTGGAAGGTAATTTCAAGATGCGCACCTCAATGGATTTGAAGGTGGATGCTAATCTTTTGGTGGAACTTGATAGACGTGAAAATTTGAAGGAGTATTATATTTCGCAGATAAATAAAAAAGAGGCTCTTTCGTGTGATTTTTCTGCAGAAGTGCAGGTGGATACGACTGGCGGCCATTCAACATTTAGACTTGTTGGAGGGTCACTTGTAGAACCGGAAATTTTAGATGTTGGCGATTGGTATGAGGGAATCCATATTACGAGTGATTCTACATTCGCTATTGATTCTGCTGCAATTGTTGATCATTATGCTTTGGCTCCGGGACATTATTTTATTGAAATTTCGCTTAAATCCGACCCGTCCCAAGTAAAGACGGTTGAAATAATTGTTCCTTCGTATTCAATACCTAGTATTGCGTATACTGATTCCAATGCCAAAATTCTCGGTACGGAAGTTTCGGGGGATACGCTCCAAATTGGCAAGTGGGCTTACGAAATGTATCCGGTACACATCTCTTTTTTGGAAGATTGGGCGCAAGTCAATAATTACAATAAAAAGGTAAGCCTAATCGTTTCAAACCCGTTAATCGATATACTAGATGCAAATGGGAACAGAATCTCCAAGGTGACTCTTGATTCTCTGGGGCGGGCAGTGTTCTATGTGCGTGCAAATGGGAATGTTGAAAATGCCGTGCTTACGGCGCAAGGGGCTGCTGCGACGGCGTCTTACTGGAAAAATCTTCGCTTTGAATTGCCTCCGATTCCTCGGGTGACAATGGCTAGATTTTTTGACAGAAATGGCGATGGAAGAGGCGATAGTCTGTATGTGAAATTCGATAAGCCTTTTGACTCGCAAAACCTTTTAGATTCCTTGCAGTTTAAATTTGGCGAAAATTTTCCTGTATTCTATAAAAATGATTTCCTTGTAAACGGTGACGAACTTGTCTTGGTTTCAAACGGAGCATGCTTACCAGGAAACTCATGTGGCTTTGGTAGCCGACAGTTTACGGGTGATGCGGCTGAAATATACATGGGCTCCTTGATGACTTGGTACACCTATATCGATAATGATGGTAAACGTTACCATTTCCAGATTACCGATGACCCTATTGCAGATGATATTGGCCCTGTTATTATTTCGGCGGAGTACAAGAAAAATGGCGATGGTGTTCGGCAACTAATCCTGACATTTAGCGAGGCGATTTTAGATAGTACAAGAGCCTATTATGCCGATATGTTTGAATTCGTGTGTAGAAGAAACGGCACGGAAAGTGTCCCCGAGAAACCGGTCCAATCGTTTGGCTCCGGCAATACAATGATGATATTCTATAGCTCTTCTACGACGTTAGATGCCGTTATTCCGACAGATGGAGATTTGGTGCGCTTTGTGCCCGGAGTGAATGGGCTTGGGGTGCGTGATTTGTCGAATAATGTAGCGCATGTGCATAATCCATGGGTTGTAATTACAGGGGATCAGGAACTTTCGAATCAAAGTCCGGGTGTTGTAACAGTATCTTCGGAAAATCCCATTGTAGTAAATCCTGCAACGACTCAGGTATTCCTGATTCCAAATAATTCCCAAACGGCACAAGAGATAGGCGATTCGCTTGGAGTGCAAGGACACCTGATTGACTTCGATATCTATAAAGTCATTCAAGAAGAAACGAAAAAAGAAATCGCTGCTTTGGATGCCTATATCAATGAAGCTCTTGGAGAGGTCAAGGACGATACGGTCTATAATATTTCCA contains these protein-coding regions:
- a CDS encoding fibro-slime domain-containing protein — protein: MRCNSRGNSFKGENADFLRGVNGMWCYGFLKKALLGAFGIVTVGLSFAADITKSPSDRDEEPGSFVEVGKKVIRFLTPWTNTSAILFVNGDSVSVMRKVDNYCGWFESTVKYAGGELSVAFKQTVGNKFYGMEGVAGKEVDAANEISLDSIAAIADTLWIRGYQGDAPELYTQYPGVLGDCPTKKLPVMMFDWYDGSRDNHKKYNPLTRDASLCGNRCTSTYGGEGISADFGGDNVNMCWPNSPVSSKKYYEEDRSLTDYNASLDQVIENMVERNLGKNGVPVRNELFDWDGKCRSAVNLNKWFLPETLAVKDGKYYTNATCRTLDLVLDDDGIWRGQMDRSVDSSTGLARGGMFLIDDFQFLDSAKTIPNPYYDSIPSGFAGIDGSGKSSKNAYHNYGMSMKVQAKFQYIPGQYFEFLGDDDVWVYINNKLVVDIGGVHDRRRRSVDLDTLGLIPESTYTFHIFYTERYKVEGNFKMRTSMDLKVDANLLVELDRRENLKEYYISQINKKEALSCDFSAEVQVDTTGGHSTFRLVGGSLVEPEILDVGDWYEGIHITSDSTFAIDSAAIVDHYALAPGHYFIEISLKSDPSQVKTVEIIVPSYSIPSIAYTDSNAKILGTEVSGDTLQIGKWAYEMYPVHISFLEDWAQVNNYNKKVSLIVSNPLIDILDANGNRISKVTLDSLGRAVFYVRANGNVENAVLTAQGAAATASYWKNLRFELPPIPRVTMARFFDRNGDGRGDSLYVKFDKPFDSQNLLDSLQFKFGENFPVFYKNDFLVNGDELVLVSNGACLPGNSCGFGSRQFTGDAAEIYMGSLMTWYTYIDNDGKRYHFQITDDPIADDIGPVIISAEYKKNGDGVRQLILTFSEAILDSTRAYYADMFEFVCRRNGTESVPEKPVQSFGSGNTMMIFYSSSTTLDAVIPTDGDLVRFVPGVNGLGVRDLSNNVAHVHNPWVVITGDQELSNQSPGVVTVSSENPIVVNPATTQVFLIPNNSQTAQEIGDSLGVQGHLIDFDIYKVIQEETKKEIAALDAYINEALGEVKDDTVYNISMISEEEALRQLFDDIGNGIVGEAYGISEEVVVAVQSGVLTPENYKNDGSLTQDDKMAIENLMQKNIDESRDTSIVVVPASNASMSDLFAAIIDGRISKDQLREAGVSEIVIDAIKEGVITADNLPAYRSAELTLMNEDQVKLSYNVKYYSHLGEYVAGKSGSISCADSEIYGEGGCKNNKDRIFLAWNMRSDKGRLVGTGVYIARLWLKLYVAGKQKMNSTRDKLWGVRR
- a CDS encoding carbohydrate-binding domain-containing protein; the protein is MKTLNFTHFICGIALVFSACGDTSSTTGTDTTNVVEKDSISTDSVVETVTASEQGAPASIPSVPEQEASEPVDVTEISGDPVIKFDNGTVTIENNNDCISQKEKAVTIYCAGNYQLTGKSSDNQVVVNASSTDKVYLYLNDLELASATDAPLYVQNAEKVFLMLVDGTKNTLEDASTRTQSYAKASGTSDTTNAAVYAKDDLTIKGSGDLTVTGNYNNGIQCGNDLRIRDLPGITVKAKNHAIKGKGSVTIEGGYFKLTATNGDGIKSDEGEDENTITDNKGIVVITGGEFDINAGDDGTQAFNYIFIADSTSIPLITINSKGKGIATDNRIYVNGGITNVTSTDDGLHSNLNIYINGGLTTISAGDDGIHADSTLRISDGAINITKAVEGIEAFYIRAEGGMTATVASDDAWNAAGGSADAGTSSGSQWGGRGGSGGMASSSKGYIVISGGYHYLYAAGNDIDVLDANGTATMSGGVLLLEIGTSGGNMGGNSSRGGMGSNSSGSCSTNMAGGLIDTDSGFSITGGVLLGFGSRTEEYPKCSASSYTAGTAYGTSNAAFKPSGSGSMIIYGGDVGSVAQVDVSSMTEITLPNGMIYYEK